The DNA region ATCGACAGCCCGAGAGCTGCCGCCAGGGCCGCCACCGTGAAGAAGGCCGGGGTGGGGGCCCGGCCCGTCTCGATCTTGCGGAGCGTCTCGGCGGAGATTCCCGCACTCGCCGCGACCGCGACCATGCTGCGTCCGCCACGCGCCTCGCGCAGCAGTGCGCCGAGCCGCTCGCCGCGGCGGTGCTCTTCGGGGGTCAGGGGTGTCCGTACCATGCCGTCATTCTAATACCGGCCCGGACGGTATAGTAATTGGCTTGATGCGATCGTGGCGGCGCGCCCCGCGGCGCCGCAGGCCGCGCAGAGGACGCGCATGCGCGTACGCGCCGGTGGGAGTCGCCTCTCACCGGAGGCGGAGGGCCCCTGCGGGCCCTCTCACCGGAGGCGATGCGGGCGGGCCCCGCAGGGCCCGAGCCCGGCCGGCGTGACCTCCCGGCCCCGTCGCCCAGGCCGTACGGTCACCGACGGCCGCCCGGCCGCACCACCATCGCCGAGCCGCCACCCCTGCGCACCTTCTCCGCGGCCGCGAGCCAGCGCCCGTCCGGCAGCCGCTGGACGCCCGTGGCCGCCCCGATCTCCGGGTTCGCCTTGAAGACGTGACCGAGGGCCTCCAGCTGCCCGCGCACCGGGCTGTCCCACAGACCCGGCTCGATCTCGGTGGTGGCCGAGTTGCGCTGACTGGCGCGCGGCGCCGCGATCGCCTCGACGAGCGGCAGCCCGCGGTCCACGTGGCCGGTCAGCGACTGCAGCACGGTGGTGATGATCGTCGCGCCGCCCGGCGAGCCCAGTGCCAGTACCGGCCTGCCGTGCTCCAGCACGATGGTGGGCGAGATCGACGACCTCGGCCGCTTGCCCGGGCCGGGCAGATTCGGGTCGTGGACCGCCGGGACGGC from Streptomyces sp. B1I3 includes:
- a CDS encoding helix-turn-helix domain-containing protein, which codes for MVRTPLTPEEHRRGERLGALLREARGGRSMVAVAASAGISAETLRKIETGRAPTPAFFTVAALAAALGLSMDELLTRCVPEPAPVPLTLSGPPGALPLTA